The sequence below is a genomic window from Mycobacterium sp. ITM-2016-00316.
CTCGCCGTCGGTCAGCGGTCCGCCCATACCCCGCAGAAATCCGCTGCCCACCGCGCGGACCACCGCGCCGGTGCGCTCCACCAGCATGTCGATACCGTCGGTGTGGTCGCCGTGCTTGTGACTGATCAACACCAACGGGATCTTCCCCAGTGCCGCGATGCGCTCGATGTGCTCGGTGTCGTCGGGGCCGGGATCGACGATCACCATCTCGTCGCTGCGCGGGCCGCGCAGCACCCAGGTGTTGGTGCCGTCCAGCGTCATGATGCCCGGGTTGTCGCACAGTAAAACGGAGGCCGTCACAGTCTCCGTTTCCAAGACCGGCCTCAGCACGCCGTACGCGGGATGGGTCGTCACGCGACCTCGACGATCACTTCCACTTCCACCGGGGCGTTGCGGGGCAGCTCGGACACCCCGACCGCGGAGCGCGCGTGTGCGCCGGCCTCGCCGAAGATCTCACCGAACAGTTCGGAGGCCCCGTTGATGACGCCGGGCTGTCCGTCGAATCCGGACGCCGAGGCCACGAAGCCGACGACCTTGACCACCTTGACGACCGCGTCGATGCCCACCAGCGCGTGCACGGCCGCCAATGCGTTGAGCCCACATTGGCGGGCCAGGTCCTTGGCCTGCTCGGCGGTGACCTCGGCGCCGACCTTGCCGGTCGCCAGCAGTGCACCGTCGCTGATCGGCAGTTGTCCTGCGGTGTAGACCAGGTTGCCGGTGCGCACCGCGGGTACGTACGCGGCCAGCGGCGCGACCACGGCGGGCAGCTCGATGCCGAGCTCGGCCAGCTTTGCCGAGACGGGGCTCACTTGGGCCGCTTCAGGTAGGCGACATGCTGCTCACCGGTGGGGCCGGGCAGCACCGACACCAGTTCCCAGCCGTCGACACCCCAGGTATCCAGGATCTGCTTGGTGGCGTGCGTCAGCAACGGAACTGTGGCGTATTCCCAACGGGTTAACTCGCTCATGTGGGCGAGCTTATCCGGCCACCCCTCACGCATGGATAGCATGCAGGCGTGGAACAAGAATCCAACGACCGCAAACCGGTCGGCTGGCCGTCCCGCCTGACCAAGGCACGGCTGCACTTCGTCACCGGCAAGGGCGGCACCGGCAAGTCGACGATCGCGGCGGCGCTGGCACTGGCGCTGGCCGCCGGGGGCCGCAAGGTACTGCTGGTGGAGGTCGAAGGACGCCAAGGCATCGCCCAACTCTTCGACGTGCCCCCGCTTCCCTACAAGGAAGTCAAGATCGCCACCGCCGACGGTGGCGGGCAGGTCAACGCGCTGGCCATCGACACCGAGGCGGCGTTCCTGGAATACCTCGACATGTTCTACAACCTCGGCATCGCCGGTCGCGCGATGCGCCGCATCGGTGCGGTCGAGTTCGCCACCACGATCGCTCCGGGCCTGCGCGATGTGCTGCTCACCGGCAAGATCAAAGAGATCGTGGTGCGCAACGACAAGCCGGCCAAGACCGGCCAGACCGCCTACGACGCGATCGTGGTCGATGCTCCCCCGACGGGGCGCATCTCACGCTTTCTCGATGTCACCAAGGCGGTGTCCGAGTTGGCCAAGGGCGGTCCGGTGCACTCGCAGGCCGAGGGCGTGGTCAAGATCCTGCATTCGGATCTGACCACCATCCACCTGGTGACCCTGCTGGAGGCGCTGCCCGTGCAGGAGACCATCGAGGCGATCAGCGAACTGCGCGAACTCGATCTGCCCATCGGCAGCG
It includes:
- a CDS encoding RidA family protein produces the protein MSPVSAKLAELGIELPAVVAPLAAYVPAVRTGNLVYTAGQLPISDGALLATGKVGAEVTAEQAKDLARQCGLNALAAVHALVGIDAVVKVVKVVGFVASASGFDGQPGVINGASELFGEIFGEAGAHARSAVGVSELPRNAPVEVEVIVEVA
- a CDS encoding ArsA-related P-loop ATPase yields the protein MEQESNDRKPVGWPSRLTKARLHFVTGKGGTGKSTIAAALALALAAGGRKVLLVEVEGRQGIAQLFDVPPLPYKEVKIATADGGGQVNALAIDTEAAFLEYLDMFYNLGIAGRAMRRIGAVEFATTIAPGLRDVLLTGKIKEIVVRNDKPAKTGQTAYDAIVVDAPPTGRISRFLDVTKAVSELAKGGPVHSQAEGVVKILHSDLTTIHLVTLLEALPVQETIEAISELRELDLPIGSVIVNRNIPSYLSAADLTKAAEGDIDADAVRAGLEAAGITLSDSDFAGLLTESIQHATRIAARAESAELLEDLDVARLELPAIADGVDLGSLYELAEALAAQGVR